A genomic stretch from Leishmania donovani BPK282A1 complete genome, chromosome 36 includes:
- a CDS encoding ADP-ribosylation factor-like protein has product MSKDDASIAYAKKHKIHHLFELMATKVLLNRPENPFAYLRNLLKDVEESEKNRVPYDPTQVHFNNDVGAAAPAAGSSGGSAAAAPAAALTSAKKEKRTVTLATFGLDRAGKTCALSVLESGEADKKYTPTVGFAPIKFPLDDYNLCVFDLGGAANFRGIWVHYYHDCFGIVYVIDSAASDERVAESLKVLHETLQHPYVKGKPLLVLANKKDLPESRGVGVVPQGFLEEAMGESGAPHRVLATCAIEDDPALVEGIEWLLEAVSKEYDALAKRVAKDSNEVKNEKARQRAARLAAIRGEDK; this is encoded by the coding sequence ATGTCGAAAGACGACGCGAGCATTGCCTATGCCAAGAAGCACAAAATCCACCATCTGTTCGAGCTCATGGCGACCAAGGTGTTGCTGAACCGTCCCGAGAACCCCTTTGCGTACCTTCGCAACCTCCTCAAGGACGTGGAGGAGTCCGAGAAGAACAGGGTCCCGTACGATCCTACGCAGGTCCACTTCAACAACGAcgtcggtgccgcagcaccggcggcaggaagcagcggcggcagtgccgcggcggctccagcagcggcgctgaccTCCgcgaagaaggaaaagagaaccGTGACGCTAGCCACCTTCGGTCTCGACCGGGCAGGCAAGACGTGCGCCCTTTCCGTGTtggagagcggcgaggcggacaAGAAGTACACCCCGACCGTCGGCTTTGCCCCGATCAAGTTCCCGCTGGACGACTACAACTTGTGCGTCTTTGACCTCGGCGGGGCCGCCAACTTCCGCGGCATTTGGGTGCACTACTACCACGACTGCTTCGGTATCGTGTATGTCATCGACTCGGCGGCCAGCGATGAGCGGGTGGCCGAGTCGCTCAAGGTGCTGCACGAGACGCTCCAGCACCCGTATGTGAAAGGGAAACCGCTCTTGGTTCTCGCAAACAAGAAGGACTTGCCGGAAAGCCGCGGAGTGGGGGTGGTCCCCCAGGGCTTTctcgaggaggcgatgggggAATCgggtgcgccgcaccgcgtGCTGGCGACGTGTGCCATAGAAGATGACCCGGCCTTGGTGGAGGGTATTGAGTGGCTGCTGGAGGCTGTGTCGAAGGAGTACGACGCACTGGCGAAGCGGGTGGCGAAGGACAGCAACGAGGTGAAGAACGAAAAGGCTCGCCAACGGGCTGCCAGGCTGGCTGCAATTCGCGGCGAGGACAAGTGA